One window from the genome of Malus domestica chromosome 01, GDT2T_hap1 encodes:
- the LOC103455179 gene encoding probable LRR receptor-like serine/threonine-protein kinase At3g47570, with protein sequence MEVSNLMHLVALDVSDNRLSGEIPRSLGSCVGLTTLNLSENSLQGTIPESLSSLRGIEDFDPSRNNLSGIIPSYLGSFRFLLNLNLSFNDFEGALPMKGVFENTSALSITGNSRICGGIPSLRLPKCVSKHSKQGLSSRLKIIISVACGVVGLSFAILFVILYRSRKARGVKSTSGSSLAVSLMKLSYNDLLKATDGFSAANLIGAGSFGSVYKGILDQYEGRIVAVKVLNLHGARASKSFIAECEALRTIRHRNLVKLLTACSSIDFQGNDFKALVYDFMVNGSLEEWLHNSAQRGDNATNLQKNLDLIQRVNIAIDIACALDYLHNRSHMPIVHCDLKPSNILLDGDMTACVCDFGLARFLPEASCPFPVHKSSSNAIKGSIGYIAPEYGMGSKVSTYGDLYSYGILLLEMITSKRPTDDMFKDGMDLHNFVTMALPERVEEICDPLLVQTEESSSSTNPRSNRGNQVPNDQRQGVVECLTSIARIGVACSAAMPRDRKDMSNVVTELCLTRDVLTETRRPREHQ encoded by the exons ATGGAGGTAAGCAACTTGATGCATCTAGTTGCCTTGGATGTTTCTGACAATAGGTTATCTGGTGAGATTCCACGAAGCTTAGGGAGTTGTGTAGGTTTGACAACTCTGAATCTGAGTGAAAACTCATTACAAGGGACCATTCCTGAATCCTTGAGCTCTTTGAGAGGGATTGAGGATTTCGACCCTTCTCGCAACAACTTGTCTGGCATAATTCCCAGCTATTTGGGGAGTTTCCGCTTCTTGCTGAATTTGAACCTCTCGTTTAATGATTTTGAAGGTGCATTACCAATGAAAGGAGTTTTCGAGAACACAAGTGCACTTTCTATCACGGGAAACTCACGGATTTGTGGAGGTATACCTTCTTTAAGATTGCCCAAATGCGTCTCCAAGCATTCTAAGCAAGGCTTATCTTCTCGGCTGAAAATAATTATCTCAGTTGCTTGTGGGGTTGTTGGATTGAGTTTTGCAATTTTGTTTGTGATTCTTTACCGATCAAGAAAAGCAAGAGGAGTAAAGTCAACTTCAGGATCATCATTGGCGGTTTCACTTATGAAATTGTCCTACAACGATCTCCTTAAAGCAACTGATGGGTTCTCTGCAGCCAATTTGATTGGTGCTGGTAGTTTTGGGTCCGTATATAAGGGAATACTCGATCAGTATGAAGGAAGAATTGTTGCAGTGAAAGTACTCAATCTTCATGGTGCAAGAGCTTCCAAAAGTTTCATTGCTGAATGTGAAGCTCTGAGAACCATTAGGCACCGAAATCTTGTCAAGCTACTGACTGCCTGTTCAAGCATCGATTTTCAAGGGAATGATTTTAAAGCTTTGGTTTATGACTTCATGGTGAATGGAAGTCTCGAAGAATGGCTGCATAATTCAGCTCAACGGGGGGACAATGCAACCAATTTGCAGAAGAATCTGGATCTTATTCAGAGAGTAAACATTGCAATCGACATAGCGTGTGCTCTGGATTATTTGCACAACCGCTCTCACATGCCAATAGTTCATTGCGATTTAAAGCCAAGCAACATTCTCTTGGATGGTGACATGACTGCATGTGTTTGTGATTTTGGTTTGGCAAGGTTCCTCCCAGAGGCTTCTTGTCCATTTCCTGTGCACAAAAGCTCTTCCAATGCTATAAAAGGCTCCATAGGCTATATTGCCCCAG AGTATGGAATGGGAAGCAAGGTGTCAACATATGGTGACCTGTATAGCTACGGAATCCTGCTGTTGGAGATGATAACAAGCAAGAGGCCGACAGATGATATGTTTAAAGATGGTATGGACTTGCACAATTTTGTTACAATGGCTCTACCAGAACGTGTCGAAGAAATATGTGATCCACTACTTGTTCAAACGGAAGAAAGCAGCAGCAGTACTAATCCCAGAAGTAATAGGGGGAATCAAGTCCCAAATGATCAAAGACAAGGGGTTGTGGAGTGCTTGACTTCCATTGCAAGAATAGGAGTTGCTTGTTCTGCAGCAATGCCGAGAGATCGAAAGGACATGAGCAATGTTGTCACTGAGTTGTGTCTAACAAGGGATGTGCTAACTGAAACAAGGAGGCCTAGAGAGCATCAGTGA
- the LOC139190001 gene encoding putative receptor-like protein kinase At3g47110 has product MGFSSIINIIWPILMQLFLLMSTSSSLHLEGNETDRQSLLAFKAKIVNDPLGILSSWNESLHFCQWQGIACGRRHQRVTVLDLQSSRLDGQLSTHIGNLSFLRILNLQNNSFNNTIPQEIDRLFRLQQLLLENNSFSGDIPFNISRCSNLQILGIARNHLMGKIPIEIGSLSKLQVLKLAKTNLSGEIPPSLGNLSSLQVLDVKENNLRGGIPNSLGQLKRLTYLSLGENYLNGTIPPSIYNLSSITVISVLLNELHGTLPPGLGHTIFPNLQEFYFSSNQFSGPIPNSISNASSLSLFSILFNEFTGKVPSLARLSNLYLLTLAKNSLGNDEEGDLDFISSLVNCTKLTYFTFNYNNFGGVLPESISNLSTELNLLQLGRNQIRGRIPIGVGNLINLEVLAFEGNLLTGTIPSSIGNLKRLDALYLNENKLSGIIPSSLGNLTSLTMLLLMSNKLEGNMPQSLGECMNLLPLDLSQNNLRG; this is encoded by the coding sequence ATGGGATTCTCGAGTATCATTAATATTATCTGGCCAATTCTTATGCAACTGTTTCTCCTGATGAGTACTTCATCCTCCTTACATCTAGAAGGGAATGAGACGGATAGACAGTCCTTGCTTGCATTTAAAGCTAAAATCGTGAACGATCCACTGGGCATTCTTAGCTCCTGGAATGAATCCCTCCACTTCTGTCAGTGGCAAGGCATTGCTTGTGGCCGTAGGCACCAGAGAGTCACCGTGCTGGACCTTCAATCAAGCCGGCTGGACGGTCAGCTATCTACCCACATTGGGAACTTGAGCTTTCTTAGAATTTTAAACCTCCAAAACAACAGCTTCAACAACACCATCCCTCAAGAAATTGATCGTTTGTTCCGTCTGCAACAATTACTCCTTGAAAACAACTCCTTCAGTGGTGATATTCCATTCAACATATCACGTTGCTCTAACCTCCAAATACTTGGCATAGCTAGAAACCATCTTATGGGTAAAATTCCAATTGAAATTGGTTCCTTGTCCAAGCTTCAGGTACTTAAATTAGCCAAAACCAATTTAAGTGGGGAAATCCCACCTTCTTTGGGAAATCTTTCTTCTCTCCAGGTGTTAGATGTGAAAGAAAATAATCTGCGTGGAGGCATTCCGAATAGCCTTGGCCAGTTGAAAAGACTAACATATCTTTCATTGGGTGAAAATTATTTGAATGGTACCATCCCTCCCTCCATATACAACCTCTCATCAATTACAGTCATTTCCGTGCTTCTAAACGAACTGCATGGAACTCTTCCTCCTGGGTTGGGCCACACTATATTTCCAAACCTCCAAGAATTTTATTTCTCTTCCAACCAATTCAGTGGACCGATACCAAATTCAATCTCCAATGCCTCAAGCCTTTCACTTTTTTCAATCTTATTCAATGAGTTTACAGGAAAAGTGCCTAGTCTAGCACGCCTGtcaaatttgtatttgttaacaCTTGCCAAAAACAGTCTTGGAAATGATGAGGAAGGTGACTTGGATTTCATCTCTTCTCTAGTTAATTGCACCAAATTAACATACTTTACTTTTAATTACAATAATTTTGGAGGAGTGCTACCTGAATCCATCAGCAATCTCTCAACAGAGCTCAACCTACTGCAATTAGGTCGTAACCAGATACGCGGAAGAATTCCCATTGGGGTCGGAAATCTAATCAACTTGGAGGTACTAGCCTTTGAGGGAAACCTATTGACAGGCACAATACCAAGTTCTATTGGTAATCTGAAAAGGTTGGATGCTCTGTATCTGAACGAGAATAAACTATCAGGTATCATCCCATCTTCGCTTggaaatctaacttcattaacCATGTTGCTTCTTATGTCAAACAAGTTAGAAGGAAACATGCCACAAAGTCTCGGAGAATGCATGAATCTTCTACCTTTAGATCTTTCCCAAAATAATCTTCGCGGTTAA